In Rhodanobacteraceae bacterium, the DNA window TGCTCGCTCGCGGGGTCGGCGGCGTGCTGCTGGGCTGGCTGGTGCAGCGGGCGCAGGCCGCCGGCGTGCGCCTGGAATGCGATTTCCGCGACACCGGGCGCAACCGCGCGATGCAGATCGCCTACGGCTTCGGCGGGCTCAAAGCGGTGCGCGACGAGGACGGGCTGGTGGTGTACGCGCCAGCGCGCGCCGCGCCGCCACTGCCGGCGTGGTTTGCGATCGACGATGGAGAGGCCGGGTGAGCATCGATCCCGCCACGGAAGCGTCCCGGCGCGCCGCGCAGGCGCGCTTCCGCGCCTGGGTGGACGCCGAAATCCGCCCGGACGCGGCGCGCGCCGATGCCGATGGCCGGCTGCCGGCGGACCTGCCGCGGCGGCTCGGCGCGGCCGGGCTGCTGATCGGCGACGGGCTGGATGCGGTCGAGCTTGGCCTGCTGCACGCGGAAATCGGCGCCGCCTGCGCCTCCACGCGCAGCCTGATGACCGTGCAGGGCATGGTCGCGGGCGCGATCGCGCGCTGGGGCAGCGCGGCGCAGCGGGCGCGCTGGCTGGCGCCGCTGGCGCGCGGCGAATGCGTGGCTGGCTTCGCGCTGAGCGAGCCCGAGGCCGGCAGCGATGCGCTGGCGCTGCAGTGCACCGCGCGGGCCGTCGACAGCGGCTGGCGCCTGGCCGGGCGCAAGGCCTGGACCAGCTTCGGGCAGATCGCCGACGTGTTCCTGGTGATCGCGCGGATCGAGTCGGACCTGATCGCCTTCCTGGTCGAACGCGATGCGCCCGGACTGACGCTGGAGGCGCTGCCGCCGGGACTCGGCCTGCGCGCGGTGATGGGCGCCGACCTGCACCTGGCCGATTGCCGCATCGGCAGCGAGGCGCGCCTGGGCGGGCGCGGCTTGGGCTACGCCGCGGTGGCGGCCGGGGCGCTCGACTACGGCCGCTACAGCGTGGCCTGCGGCGCGGCCGGCGCCGCCGCGGATTGCCTGTCGCGGGCGTTGGCGCATGCGCGCGAGCGCCAGCAGTTCGGTCGCCCCATCGGCGAGCACGGCGCGGTCCAGGGCCTGCTCGCGCGCATGCTCGCCGCCACCCAGGGCGCGCGCCTGCAGTGCGCCCGCGCCGGCGCGCTGCGCCAGGCCGGCGATCCGCGCGCCGGCGCCGAGACCCTGCTGGCGAAGTACCAGGCGACCCGCGCGCTCAGCGCGGTGGCGGCGGATGCGGTGCAGGTCCTTCGGCGCGCGCGGCTGCGCCAGCGGCCATCCGGTCGAGCGCCATTACCGCGATGCGAAGGTGCTCGAGATCATCGAGGGCAGCACCCAGATCCACGAGTGGCTGCTCGCGCGCGAGGCGCTCGCGGGTGCCTGGGAGCTGCCGGGCGATGAACCGGCGTAGGCCGGTGTAGCGCGCCGCGCTTCACCGGCAAAAGCGCCGGGGAACCGCTGCGCGGCACCCCGGCCTACGTTCCCGGCGTCAGCCGATTGCCCGGATTCGCTATCTGCATTCTGCGAAGCTGGTCGCCCTCTTCAACTGCGGTGACCGACGATGACGTTGCGTCTCGCGCTGCGATCGCTGCTGCGCGCGCCGGGCTATGCCCTGGCCGTGGTGCTGACGCTGACCCTGGGCCTGGCGGCGATGGGCGCGATGTTCGCCATCGTGCACGGAGTGCTGCTGGCGCCGCTGCCGTATGCGCAGCCAGAGCAACTGGTCAGTGTGGGGCTGCAGTCGCCGGAGCAGTCTTGGGTGAACCAGCCGCTGGGAATCCAGGCGGTCTACGAGCGCCATGCCCGCTCGCTGCAATCGGTGGCGCTGTACCGCAGCGGCAGCAGCAATGTGCGCCTGCCCGATGCGGGCGTGGACGCCGACAGCGTGGCGGCGACCTGGGTCACGGCCTCGATGCTGCCGCTGCTGCGGGTGACGCCGCTGCTCGGCCGCGGGTTCACGCCGGAGGAGGAACTGCGCGGCGGGCCGAATGCGGTGATCCTCAGCGAGGCCGAATGGCGCGCGCGCTTCGGCGCAGCGCCGGATGTGATCGGGCGGACGCTGATCGTCAACGACGCGCCGCGCACGGTGGTCGGCGTGATGCCGGCGGGTTTTGCCTTTCCGACGGCGGCCACCCGGTTCTGGCTCCCGGTCAAGCACACCGACAGCGGCCTGCTGGAGGACTTTTCCTACACCGGCGTGGCGCGCCTGGCGCCGGGCATCGGCGTGCAACAGGCGCAGGGCGAGCTGGCCAGCGTGCTGCCGCGTATCGCCGAGCTGTACCCGCGGCTGTCCACCGGCGGATCGACCGCGGACTGGCTGTCCACGCTGCGCGCGTCCGCTGCTGACGCCGCTGCGCGAGGCGATGACCGACGATGTCGCGCGGATCTTGTGGATGCTGGCCGCGGCGGCGGGACTGGTGCTGCTGGTGGCCTGGGCGAATGTGGCGAACCTGGCGTGGGTGCGCGCAGACGCCGGCCAGGCCGGCATCGCGGTGCGCACGGCACTCGGCGCCGGCCGCTGGCGCGCGGCTGCGGGCTTTCTCGCCGAGGCAGCTCTGCTTGGAATCGCTGCGGGCCTGTTGGCGCTGCTCGCGGCGCGCGCGGCCGTGCGCGCGCTGGTGGCCTTCGGGCCGGAAGGGTTCCCGCGCCTCGGGGAGTTGGGAGTCGGTTGGGAGACCGCGGCTTTCATCGCGCTGCTGAGCGTGGCTGGCGTGGGCTTGAGCGCGGCGCTGCCGGTGCTGCGTACCCAGCGAGTCGACCTGGGCCGCGCGCTGCACGACGGCGCACGCGGACAGACCAGCGGCAAGCCGCGGCAACGCATGCGCGCGGCCATCGCCACGCTGCAGATCGCACTGGCGCTGGTGGTGCTGATCGGCTCGGCCCTGCTGCTGCGCACCGCGCAGCGCCTGCAGGCGGTCGATCCGGGCTTCGACGCGCGCGAGGTGAGCACACTGCGCATCCTGCTGCCCTACGCCCGCTACGGCGACGCCGCCCGGCTGGCCTTCCAGGCCGAGCTGGTCGAGCGCGTGCGGCGGCTGCCGTCGGTGCAGGGCGCCGGCCTGGCCTTGCAATTGCCGCTCGCCTGGAAACAGGCGCCGGAGCAACGCTTCCGCCTGCCGGGCGAGGCGCAGCCGCGCGCGCTGCCGGTCAATGTGATCGGTGACGGCTATTTTGCGGCGCTGCGCATCCCCCTGCTGGCGGGGCGCGACTTCCGCACGCTGGGGACAGCGCAGGCAGGCGACATCATCCTCAGCCGGCGCGCAGCCGCCGAACTGTTTGGCGACGCGCATGTCGCGACTGCGGTGGGCCGGACGCTGGCGCTGGCCGACGCAGGCGGACCGACCTGCACCGTCGTCGGCGTGGCCGGCGATGTGCGCCAGGCGGACCTGGCCAGCGTGCCGCCGCCGCTGGTCTACCTGCCGCAGACGCTGCCCGGCCCACGGCCCGGCATGGCGCTGGTGGTGCGCTCGCCATCCGACGCGCTGCCGGCCATCCGCCAGCAGCTGCGCGAGCTGGACCCCACGGTGCCGCTCTATCAGGTGCAGTCGATGGACGAGGTGATGCACGCCTCCACCGCCCGGCTGCGGCTAACCGCCGCGATGATGAGCGCTGCGGCGGCCGTCGCGCTGTTGCTCGGCATGATCGGGCTGTATGGCGTGATGGCCTACCTGGTGGCGCTGCGCACCCGTGAATTCGGCGTACGCCTGGCGCTCGGCGCGGACCCGCGGCGCATCGCCCGCGCGGTGCTCGGCCACGGGTTGGTGCTGGCGGCTGGCGGGATCCTGGCGGGATTGTTGCTGCACGCACTGGCTGCGCCGCTTTTGCGTGCCTTCCTTTTCGAGGTCACGGCCCACGATCCGCTGACGCTGGCCGGCGCCGCTCTGCTGCTCGCCGCCACCGCGGCACTCGCCAGTTGGCTCCCCGCCCGCCGCGCCGCGCGGGTGGATCCGGCGCTGGCGCTGCGGGCGGGGTAGACCTCAGCTCTTTCGGGGGCCGCCGCCGGCTCAACCAGCCGGCGCGAGGTCATCCTCATCGAGCCTGAAGTGGATCGGCATCTGCATGCTGGCGGGCAGCGGCTGCGCCTGGTTCTGCGGATTCAGCCACCAACCGCGCACCGCGGTCAGCACCGCTTCCTCGAACACGCCGACCGGCTGCGCGCTGAGGATGCGCGGGTTGCGCACCACGCCGGTGGCATCCACGTCGAACTCGACCCGCACCTCGCCCTCGATGCCATCGCGCATCGCCTGCGCCGGATAGCGTGGCGGCGGGCGCACGTCGGCCAGGGCGCCAGCGGGAGAACTCGCGGTCGGCGCGCGTTTCTGCGGCGAGACCCAGAACGTCAGCTCGATGCCATCGGACACGCCGGATCCGATGCGCACGGTTCCGGGCTCGCCGGTCTTCATCGCGATGGCCGGTGTGCCGGCCAGGCGTCCGTCCAGGCGCAGCTCGGTCTGCAGGTAGACCATTCCGTCGCCGCCGTCGGAGACCTGCAATTCCAGTTCCGCGTCGTCGCTGCGGATGCCGGCACGCTCGCCGGCACGCACCAGCAGGCTGGGCATCAGCGGCGCGTGGCCGGGGCGGCTGAGCAGCAGGCGCACGGCGTAGGTGGGCGCCTCGGCGCTCACCGTGACTGGTGCCTGGGTAGCCCAGACGCCGCCCCCGAAGGCCAGCGCCAGGACCAGCATGGCGGCCTGGCCGCGGCGACGCAGGCGAGTGTGAGGCAGGTGTTTCAGCATGGCGATACGCTCCTTCAGCGGGTGGCCGGTAGGCCAGTGGCAGCCGAGCGGCGCCGGCAGGCGCTCTCCGGCCAGTTGGGCTTGCAGCAGGGCATCGGCGTAGGGACGGCGCTGCGCCGGGCGGGACTCCAGCAGGCGCGCGTCGCAGGCCAGTTCCTGGTCATGGCGGAATGCGCGCAGCGCCCACCAGGCCAGCGGATTGGGCCAGCAGGCGCAGGCGACCAGCGTGGCCAGGGCCTGGGCCGGCAGGTCTCCCGCAGCCAGGTGAGCGCGTTCGTGCGCCAACATCAGGGCCTGGGCCTCGGGCGGGTAGCGCGCCTCGAAGTCCTCGGGCAGCACGATCCGCGGGCGTAACAGGCCGATCGCCATCGGCGCCGCGACTGCTGCGCTGCGTGCCACGCCTTCGCAGTTGCGCAAGCGCAGTGCGGCGAGGAAACGCCGCTGCGCCAGCCAGTGCCAGGCGAGCGCGACCAGCACGCCCGCCGCCCACAGCGCAGGCGCAAGGTCCGCAAAGCGCCAGCCTGCTTCCGCGGCGGCAGCACCTGGCGCGGCGAATTCCCCGATGGAGGCCAGCGGCGCCCAGCTCACCACGCGCACCGGCGCCGGCAGCAGCGCCGCCACCAGCGCGGCTGGCGGCAGCAGCCAGAGCCCGTAGGCGACTCGCGCGCCGCACCAGCGCCGCAGCGGATGCCGCAACGACCACACCAGCAACAGCGCCAGCGAGAGCACCAGACCACACCGCAGCAACCATTCAGGGCTGGCCATCGTCGAGTCCCTCGATCAGTTGTTTCAGTTCGGCGATGTCCTGCGCGCTGAGCTTGCGCTGGCGGCTGAAGTGCGCCACCAGCGGTGCCACGCGGCCGTCGAACAGCCGCGTGAGCAGGCTTTCGCTCTGGCGCGACAACCAGGCCTCGCGCTCCAGCACCGGCGAGTACAGGTACCGGCGGCCCTCACGCTCCGCGCGCAGCGCGCCCTTGCCGAGCAGGCGGTTGAGCAGGGTCTTGATCGTCGGCTCCTGCCAGTCCTGGCGGCCGGCCAGTGCCGCGACCACCTCCTCGGCCGCCAGCGGATGGCGCTGCCAGAGCACCTCCATGACCACGGATTCCGCTTCGCTGATGTCCACCATGGCGCTCATTGGTCGTCGCTTACATGTGTAATTGATAGTGATGATTACATGGGTAATCGATGCGCGCAAGCGTCGCCAACGACGGCCGACGGTTTGCGTGCAGCCCAGACCATGGCGGTGCGGGTGCCTTGCTGGCAGCATCCGCCGCTGCGGTCGATCCCACCTTTCCGGCCTCCACCATGTCCCACGACGCTTCCCGCATTCCGCTGCCCGGCTGGACCGAGTACCCGCCAGACGCGATGCTGGCGCGCGCCCGGGCGTTCGCCGACGAGATGTCGCGCCGACGCACCGTGCGCGATTTCAGCGAGCGCGCGGTGCCGCGCGCACTGATCGAGCATGCGCTGCGCGCGGCCGGCAGCGCGCCGAGCGGCGCCAACCAGCAGCCGTGGCGCTTCGTCGCCGTGGCCGACGGAGACATCAAGCGGCGCATCCGTGAAGCCGCCGAAGCCGAGGAGCAGGCGTTCTACGCCCACCGCGCGCCGGAGGAATGGAAGGAAGCGCTGCGCCCGCTGGGCACCGATGCGCACAAGCCCTTCCTGGAGACGGCGCCGTGGTTGATCGGCATCTTCTACGAGCGCTTCGGTTATGACGCGGACGGCCAAAAGGCCAAGCGCTACTACCCGCACGAGTCGGTCGGCATCGCCACCGGTTTGCTGATCGCCGCGCTGCATCACGCGGGCCTGTGCACCCTGACGCACACTCCGAGCCCGATGGGCTTCCTCAACCAGATCCTCGGCCGGCCGGCCAACGAGATGGCCTACCTGTTGCTGGTGGTCGGCTATCCGGACGCGGCTTGCACGGTGCCGGATATCCAGCGATTGCCGCTGGCGGAGTACGCGACCTTTCTCTTGAGGCCAGCGATAGCCGAGCCGCGCGGACCGCCGGGGAGCCGCTGCCCGCCCCGGCCTGCACCTGTCCCCAAGACCAACACCAACCACCCACACCAACACCGGCTTGAGCCCGCCCTTTCGTACGATGGCGCGCGCGCCGTGGCAGGCGTCCACTCCTCACCCTGCTCGAAGCCCTGGGGGAGGGAATGATGGCGATGCGGCACGCAGTGCGGGGCGGATTGCTGGTGTGGGCGATGGTGGCGGGCGCGGCGCAGGCGCAGTCGCTGACGGCGGTGACCGGGTTCGGCAGCAACCCCGGCGCCCTGACGATGTACAAGTACGTGCCGGCGGGGCTGCCGGCGAATGCGCCGCTGGTGGTGGCGCTGCATGGCTGCGCGCAGAGCGCGTCCAACTACGATGCCGAGACCGGCTGGGTGCTGCTGGCGGATCGCTGGAAGTTCGCCCTGCTGTTGCCGGAGCAGACGACGTCCAACAACTCCTCGCGCTGCTTCAACTGGTTCGAGGCCGGCGACATCGCGCGTGGCGCGGGCGAGGCGCTGTCGATCAAGCAGGCGGTGGACAAGGTCCGCGGCGACCATGCCATCGATCCGGCGCGGGTCTACGTGACCGGGCTGTCGGCCGGCGCGGCGATGACCGCGGTGATGCTGGCCACCTATCCGGAGGTCTTCGCCGGCGGCGCGATCGTCGCCGGCGTGCCCTACAACTGCGGCACCGGCCTGACCAACGCCTTCTCGTGCATGAATCCGGGCAGCGACCTGAGCCCGGCACAGTGGGGCAACAAGGTGCGCGCGGCCTCGTCGCATACCGGGCCGTGGCCGCTGGTCTCGATCTGGCATGGCGATGCCGACACCACGGTGCGCCCGGCGAACGCCAATGAACTGATGGAGCAATGGACCAACGTCCACGGCGTCGACCAGACCGCCGATGTCGAGGACACCATCGGCGGCTACCCGCACAAGGTCTACCTCAACGCGGCCGGCACCGCGGTGGTGGAGAGCTGGTCGATCACCGGCATGGGCCACGGCACGCCGGTGGACCCGGGCACCGGCGAACGCCAGTGCGGCACCGCCGGCGCCTACATCCTCGACGTGAACATCTGCTCATCCTGGTACATCGGCAAGTACTTCGGCCTCGACAACAGCGACTCGACGCCGCCGACCGCGGCGATCACCGCGCCGGCCAACGGCGCCGGCGTCAGTGGCCAGGTCACGATCAGCGCAGCGGCCAGCGACAACGTGGGCGTGGCGCGGGTGGAGTTCCTGATCGACGGCGCGCTGGTCGCCAGCGACGCGAGTGCGCCCTACGCGCACACCTGGGACAGCGCGAGCGGGCCGAACGGCACGCGCACGCTGGTGGCGCGCGCGGTGGACGCCGCGGGCAATGTGGGCAGCTCCGCGCCGGTATCGGTGACCGTTTCCGGCGGTATCGAGGACACCACGCCACCATCCGTCAACCTGACCTTCCCGGCCAACGGCGCGACCGTTTCCGGCACGGTGCAACTGACCGCCACCGCGAGCGACGACACCGGCGTGGCGAGTGTCGAGTTCTTCCTCGACGGCGCATCGCTCGGCAGCGGCAACCAGAGCGCGCAGGCCGGGCCATGGACGCTGGACTGGAACACCACCGCGACGAGCGCCGGCGCGCATGCCCTGAGCGTGGTGGCGCGCGACGCGCGCGGCAACCAGACGCTGGACAACGACACCAGCGTGACGGTGAACCAGGTGGTGCTGGCGGTCGACGAGTCCTTCTCCAACCGCAATGCCGACGGCGACTACTACGACCAGACCGGCTGGAGCGGGGACTTTGCGGCCGACGGCGACAACGCCACCGCGGGCGCGGGCCCGAGCCAGTCGGCCTATGGCTACGCCTCTTCCGGGGTGTCCTGCGCAGCGGGGTGGAAGACCAAGTTCCTGCAACGCAGCGCGGTGCTCGGCAGCGCGCCGCGGCTCTCGTATGCGCGCAAGCTGGACCTCAAGTCCGCGATCAACTCGACCACCGCCGCGCGTTTCCGCGTGCTGGTCAACGGCACGGTGTTCCACGAGAAGGCGGTGACCAACGCCAACTACAGCGACAGCGCCTGGCAGCGCTTCGACAACCTCGACCTGTCCGCCTGGGCCGGGCAGACGGTGACGCTGCGCTTCGAAGCGGCGGCCAACTCCAACGTGTGCATCGAGGCCTGGGCCAAGGCGCGCATCGACGACCTGCGCGTCGGCAATGCCAGCGAACCCACCGACGCAATCGCGCCCACGGTGAACCTCACCGCGCCGGCGAATGGCGCCAGCGTCAGCGGCAACGTCGACCTGACCGCCAGCGCCAGCGACGCGGTGGGCGTGGTCAAGGTGGAGTTCCACGCCAACGGCAGTCTGATTGGCGTGGACCTTGCGGCGCCGTACGCCTTCACCTGGAACACCGCGGACGTGGCCAACGGCAGCTACGCGCTGATGGCCAAGGCCTTCGACGCGGCCGGCAACGTGGGCAGCGATGCGGACACCACGGTGAACGTGTCGAACGGTGGCGGCGGCGGCGCGCCGGTGATCGTCAACTTCGCTTCCGAGGCCGCCAACGACGGCTACGTCAAGGCCAATGCGAATGGCAGCAGCCCGGCGCTCGGCACGCTGGAATCCTCGCTGGGCCTGGCCATCGGCCGCGGCACCGATGCCAAGTACAACCGCGCGCTGCTGTCCTTCGACACCAGCAGCATCCCGGACACCGCCACCATCACCGGCGCCACCCTGATCGTGAGCTTCAACAGCGCCTCCGGCGACCCCTGGACCAACCCGGCCGGCAACACGCTGGTGATCGACCTGAAGTCCGGCTGCTTCGGCGCCTGCACCCTGGAGACCGGCGACTGGTTGTCTGCTGCCAGCGCCAGCGCGGTGGCGAACATCGTGCGCTTCACCGCCGGCACACAGAGCTCCGCGGCCTTCAGCGCGGCTGGTCTGGCCGCGATCAGCAAGACCGCCCGCACCCAGGCGCGGCTGCGCTTCAGCCAGAACCAGACCGCGGCGAACTACCTGTGGATCGCCAGCGGCGCCAGCGCCACGCTGCGGGTGGAGTACCAGCCTTGAGGCGCCGCACGTAGCCGAGCTTGCTCGGCTCGGGTGCACGGCAAGAGCGGAGCAAGCTCCGCTCTACGGCTGGATGCTTCGCGTAGAGCCGAGCTTGCTCGGCTTGGAACGTGGCGGGGCGTTAGCGGAGCAAGCTCCGCTCTACGGATGCCCCGCGTAGAGCCGAGCTTGCTCGGCTCCGGGCGCGCGTCGAAAGCGGAGCAAGCTCGAGCAAGCTCCGCTTCGCGGCCCGGCGCCTTGAGCCGAGCTTGCGCCGCTGCTTACTGCTCCCACCTCAACGTGAGAGTCAACTCGCGTCCCGCCGTCGCAAATCCGCTGGCCAGGCTGTACTCGCGGTCGAAGGCGTTGCCCAGTCTTGCGGTGAGGTGCCACGCGTCGGCAAAGGCCCAGTCGGCGCGCAGGTCCAGCAGCGTGTACGAGGGCAGCTCGCCATCGAAATCGAGGCGATCGGAGGCATAGACCACGCCCCCACCCAGGCGCAGCGATTCGCTGAGCGCGTAGTCGAGGTCGACATTCGCCTTGCGCGCGGGCCGCCGCAACAGATCGCTGCCGGTGTCGGCGTTGCGCGCGTCCTGCCAGGTGGTGTTGGCTGCGAACGTCCATGCGTCGATCCGCTGCTCGAAGCTCAGCTCGACGCCGTCGACCCGGGCGCGTGCGACATTGATCGCCTGGAAGGTCTCGCCGCCCTGGTAGGCGATCAGGTCGTCGATGTCGTTGCGATAGGCGTTGATGCCGACGGTGGCGCTCGCCGAAGCGCAGGTCGAGTCCCAGTTCCAGCGCGCGCGAACGCTCCGGGTCGAGCTCCGGATTGCCGGCGAACAGCTCACCGAAACCGGGCGAATACAGCTCGTTCAGGTTCGGCGCGCGGAAGCCCTCGCCCCAGTTGGCATAGACGCGGCCGCCGTCGAAACGCCAGCCGAGCGCCGCCTGCGCGGTGGTTTCGCCGCCGAAGGTTTCATGATCGTCGTAGCGCAGCGCGCCTTCGTATTCGAACGCGCCGCGGCTGCCCTGCCAGCCGACGAATGCGGCGTGGTGGGCGAGCGACTCGTCGAACACCGCCACCGGGCCGGCGAAGGTGTCGACATTGCTGCCGTGCTCGCGCTGCAGGTTGACGCCGAACACCAGGTGCTCGGCGCCGCCGACGGCCACGTCGTGGACCCAGTCGAGGTTCTCGCGGCGGGTCAGGAAGCGCGCGAAGTAGGCCGGCGTGTCGAGGTCGTCGCGCGCGCCGCCGAGGGTCAGGCGGTGCATCCAGCCGCTCGCCAGGGGGCCTTCCAGGGTGGCGGCGATGGCGTGCTGGTCGACCGCCGTCTCGCCCTGGTCGAACTCCACGTCCTGGCGCGTGACGAGGCCGCTGAAACCGAGGCGCTGGGTGCCGAGTTCGATGCGCCCGCGCAAGCCGAGGTTGCGGTGGCTGTAGCCGTCGTCGTCGGGATCGTAGCCGAAGGCGCCGGGCAGCGAGGCAGAGAAACCGGCGTACTCCTCGCCGCCGAGTTGCACGCTGAAAGCGCCGCGCTCGTCGCCGGCACCGTATGCGGCGGCCGCTGCGGTGCGGCCGTGGCTGCCCACGCGCAGCAGGCCGGCCGGGCCGCTGCGCTCGCGGGTGGTGATCGCGATCACGCCGCTGATCGCATCGGAACCGAAGTAGGTGGCGCGCGGACCGCGGATGATCTCGATGCGCTCGATCTGGTCCAGCGGCAGGTGTTCGAAGGCAGCCGCGCCGGTGTTGGCGCTGGCCACGCGCACGCCGTCGACCAGGAACAGCACATGGTTGGAATTGCCGCCGCGCAGGAACAGGCTGGTCTGCTGGCCGGAACCGCCGGTGCGGGCGAGGTCGACGCCGGGCTGGCGGCGCAGCAGTTCCAGCAGGTCCGGCGCGCCGCTGGCGTCGATCTGCGCGCGGTCGATCACGCTGACCTCGGCGAGCACATCGGCGGCGGCCTGCGGCCGGCGGCTGGCGGTCACGGTGACCGCGTCGAGGGCTTCGGCTTCAGGGTTGGACAAAGGCAGGGCGGCCAGCAGGGCCACCGTCAGGGACACACTCATCAGGACTCTCCAGTTGAAAACGCACACCCGCGGTTGCTGCAGGGCGGCGCGGAGAGATGAGGAGATTCGCGGCGACGACGGCGGACCGGCGGCGGACGAACCACCGCCGCCCTCCGCGACGCCGATCGACGACCCGCGGCGGGAAGCTGCGGGTCCTCGTGAAGGCCGGTCTCCGGGCTCGTCGTCGCGAGAGCTTCGCGACCGCAGCGCCTTCCCACATCCGATGTCGATGCAGTGGCTTTCGCTGCGGACCCACGCGCGGACGCGCGGGCAGACCTACCGTTGCGGGGGCAGCGCCGGTGTTCGACCGGCTTCCCGTTTCACCCGCCGTCCCCAGATTGCGGACGACGGACACCTTCAGAGCGGAGCGGACGATAGCGCAAAGCGGGGGGTGACGTGAGTTGCACGTGATGGTCCGGCGTGGGCTCGGGCGAACGGACCCGGGGCGGCCA includes these proteins:
- a CDS encoding acyl-CoA dehydrogenase family protein, giving the protein MSIDPATEASRRAAQARFRAWVDAEIRPDAARADADGRLPADLPRRLGAAGLLIGDGLDAVELGLLHAEIGAACASTRSLMTVQGMVAGAIARWGSAAQRARWLAPLARGECVAGFALSEPEAGSDALALQCTARAVDSGWRLAGRKAWTSFGQIADVFLVIARIESDLIAFLVERDAPGLTLEALPPGLGLRAVMGADLHLADCRIGSEARLGGRGLGYAAVAAGALDYGRYSVACGAAGAAADCLSRALAHARERQQFGRPIGEHGAVQGLLARMLAATQGARLQCARAGALRQAGDPRAGAETLLAKYQATRALSAVAADAVQVLRRARLRQRPSGRAPLPRCEGARDHRGQHPDPRVAARARGARGCLGAAGR
- a CDS encoding FtsX-like permease family protein, whose product is MTDDVARILWMLAAAAGLVLLVAWANVANLAWVRADAGQAGIAVRTALGAGRWRAAAGFLAEAALLGIAAGLLALLAARAAVRALVAFGPEGFPRLGELGVGWETAAFIALLSVAGVGLSAALPVLRTQRVDLGRALHDGARGQTSGKPRQRMRAAIATLQIALALVVLIGSALLLRTAQRLQAVDPGFDAREVSTLRILLPYARYGDAARLAFQAELVERVRRLPSVQGAGLALQLPLAWKQAPEQRFRLPGEAQPRALPVNVIGDGYFAALRIPLLAGRDFRTLGTAQAGDIILSRRAAAELFGDAHVATAVGRTLALADAGGPTCTVVGVAGDVRQADLASVPPPLVYLPQTLPGPRPGMALVVRSPSDALPAIRQQLRELDPTVPLYQVQSMDEVMHASTARLRLTAAMMSAAAAVALLLGMIGLYGVMAYLVALRTREFGVRLALGADPRRIARAVLGHGLVLAAGGILAGLLLHALAAPLLRAFLFEVTAHDPLTLAGAALLLAATAALASWLPARRAARVDPALALRAG
- a CDS encoding TonB family protein: MASPEWLLRCGLVLSLALLLVWSLRHPLRRWCGARVAYGLWLLPPAALVAALLPAPVRVVSWAPLASIGEFAAPGAAAAEAGWRFADLAPALWAAGVLVALAWHWLAQRRFLAALRLRNCEGVARSAAVAAPMAIGLLRPRIVLPEDFEARYPPEAQALMLAHERAHLAAGDLPAQALATLVACACWPNPLAWWALRAFRHDQELACDARLLESRPAQRRPYADALLQAQLAGERLPAPLGCHWPTGHPLKERIAMLKHLPHTRLRRRGQAAMLVLALAFGGGVWATQAPVTVSAEAPTYAVRLLLSRPGHAPLMPSLLVRAGERAGIRSDDAELELQVSDGGDGMVYLQTELRLDGRLAGTPAIAMKTGEPGTVRIGSGVSDGIELTFWVSPQKRAPTASSPAGALADVRPPPRYPAQAMRDGIEGEVRVEFDVDATGVVRNPRILSAQPVGVFEEAVLTAVRGWWLNPQNQAQPLPASMQMPIHFRLDEDDLAPAG
- a CDS encoding BlaI/MecI/CopY family transcriptional regulator yields the protein MVDISEAESVVMEVLWQRHPLAAEEVVAALAGRQDWQEPTIKTLLNRLLGKGALRAEREGRRYLYSPVLEREAWLSRQSESLLTRLFDGRVAPLVAHFSRQRKLSAQDIAELKQLIEGLDDGQP
- a CDS encoding nitroreductase family protein; this translates as MSHDASRIPLPGWTEYPPDAMLARARAFADEMSRRRTVRDFSERAVPRALIEHALRAAGSAPSGANQQPWRFVAVADGDIKRRIREAAEAEEQAFYAHRAPEEWKEALRPLGTDAHKPFLETAPWLIGIFYERFGYDADGQKAKRYYPHESVGIATGLLIAALHHAGLCTLTHTPSPMGFLNQILGRPANEMAYLLLVVGYPDAACTVPDIQRLPLAEYATFLLRPAIAEPRGPPGSRCPPRPAPVPKTNTNHPHQHRLEPALSYDGARAVAGVHSSPCSKPWGRE
- a CDS encoding PHB depolymerase family esterase, translating into MAMRHAVRGGLLVWAMVAGAAQAQSLTAVTGFGSNPGALTMYKYVPAGLPANAPLVVALHGCAQSASNYDAETGWVLLADRWKFALLLPEQTTSNNSSRCFNWFEAGDIARGAGEALSIKQAVDKVRGDHAIDPARVYVTGLSAGAAMTAVMLATYPEVFAGGAIVAGVPYNCGTGLTNAFSCMNPGSDLSPAQWGNKVRAASSHTGPWPLVSIWHGDADTTVRPANANELMEQWTNVHGVDQTADVEDTIGGYPHKVYLNAAGTAVVESWSITGMGHGTPVDPGTGERQCGTAGAYILDVNICSSWYIGKYFGLDNSDSTPPTAAITAPANGAGVSGQVTISAAASDNVGVARVEFLIDGALVASDASAPYAHTWDSASGPNGTRTLVARAVDAAGNVGSSAPVSVTVSGGIEDTTPPSVNLTFPANGATVSGTVQLTATASDDTGVASVEFFLDGASLGSGNQSAQAGPWTLDWNTTATSAGAHALSVVARDARGNQTLDNDTSVTVNQVVLAVDESFSNRNADGDYYDQTGWSGDFAADGDNATAGAGPSQSAYGYASSGVSCAAGWKTKFLQRSAVLGSAPRLSYARKLDLKSAINSTTAARFRVLVNGTVFHEKAVTNANYSDSAWQRFDNLDLSAWAGQTVTLRFEAAANSNVCIEAWAKARIDDLRVGNASEPTDAIAPTVNLTAPANGASVSGNVDLTASASDAVGVVKVEFHANGSLIGVDLAAPYAFTWNTADVANGSYALMAKAFDAAGNVGSDADTTVNVSNGGGGGAPVIVNFASEAANDGYVKANANGSSPALGTLESSLGLAIGRGTDAKYNRALLSFDTSSIPDTATITGATLIVSFNSASGDPWTNPAGNTLVIDLKSGCFGACTLETGDWLSAASASAVANIVRFTAGTQSSAAFSAAGLAAISKTARTQARLRFSQNQTAANYLWIASGASATLRVEYQP
- a CDS encoding TonB-dependent receptor; translation: MSVSLTVALLAALPLSNPEAEALDAVTVTASRRPQAAADVLAEVSVIDRAQIDASGAPDLLELLRRQPGVDLARTGGSGQQTSLFLRGGNSNHVLFLVDGVRVASANTGAAAFEHLPLDQIERIEIIRGPRATYFGSDAISGVIAITTRERSGPAGLLRVGSHGRTAAAAAYGAGDERGAFSVQLGGEEYAGFSASLPGAFGYDPDDDGYSHRNLGLRGRIELGTQRLGFSGLVTRQDVEFDQGETAVDQHAIAATLEGPLASGWMHRLTLGGARDDLDTPAYFARFLTRRENLDWVHDVAVGGAEHLVFGVNLQREHGSNVDTFAGPVAVFDESLAHHAAFVGWQGSRGAFEYEGALRYDDHETFGGETTAQAALGWRFDGGRVYANWGEGFRAPNLNELYSPGFGELFAGNPELDPERSRALELGLDLRFGERHRRHQRLSQRHRRPDRLPGRRDLPGDQCRTRPGRRRRAELRAADRRMDVRSQHHLAGRAQRRHRQRSVAAARAQGECRPRLRAQRIAAPGWGRGLCLRSPRFRWRAALVHAAGPARRLGLCRRVAPHRKTGQRLRPRVQPGQRICDGGTRVDSHVEVGAVSSGASSAQGAGPRSGACSSLLRFRRAPGAEQARLYAGHP